The Brachionichthys hirsutus isolate HB-005 chromosome 8, CSIRO-AGI_Bhir_v1, whole genome shotgun sequence genome contains a region encoding:
- the LOC137898282 gene encoding transcription factor MafB-like, whose product MTAEAHSLLGLQKTTMDFVSDFDLMKFGVKKEALQGVDRSFLGGPCSQLQRPDSVSSTPGSTPCTSVPSSPNLNPNPGGDHFWIPNNGGYPQQMYPQAFGLTPEDAMEALIGATAQQGHPSAPHSHHPPPFQADYDGYGHLNEPAQHYPGLSGHPDMQGIPSSHCQDPYLKDDIGCGSPQSPGAQQVLGAHHHLQNEHTSRHERRSNIETPFSDEQLVSMSVRELNRLLRGLSKDDMMRLKQKRRTLKNRGYAQSCRYKRVQQKHILEHEKTSLVSQVEQLKHELNRLVRERDAYKLKCEKLSGANCYHETGSTSDNPSSPEYLM is encoded by the coding sequence ATGACCGCTGAGGCGCATTCACTTTTGGGACTGCAGAAAACAACCATGGATTTCGTCAGCGACTTCGACTTGATGAAGTTCGGCGTGAAAAAGGAGGCGCTGCAGGGGGTGGACCGCTCCTTCCTGGGGGGGCCGTGCAGCCAGCTGCAGAGACCCGACTCTGTTTCTTCCACCCCTGGCAGCACGCCTTGCACCTCGGTGCCCTCGTCGCCCAACCTCAACCCAAACCCCGGCGGCGACCACTTCTGGATACCCAACAACGGGGGTTACCCCCAGCAGATGTACCCCCAGGCTTTCGGTCTGACGCCCGAGGACGCGATGGAGGCCCTGATCGGCGCCACGGCGCAGCAGGGCCACCCGTCCGCGCCCCACAGCCACCACCCTCCCCCGTTCCAAGCCGACTACGACGGCTACGGCCACCTGAACGAGCCGGCGCAGCATTACCCGGGACTCTCGGGTCACCCCGACATGCAGGGCATCCCCAGCAGCCATTGCCAAGACCCTTACCTCAAAGATGACATCGGCTGCGGGTCCCCTCAGTCGCCGGGGGCGCAGCAGGTCCTCGGCGCGCACCACCATCTCCAAAACGAGCACACGAGCCGCCACGAGCGGCGATCCAACATCGAGACCCCGTTCTCGGACGAGCAGCTGGTGTCCATGTCCGTCCGGGAGCTCAACCGTCTCCTCAGGGGCCTCAGCAAAGACGACATGATGCGCCTGAAGCAGAAGCGCCGGACCCTGAAGAACAGGGGTTACGCGCAGTCCTGCCGCTACAAGCGCGTCCAGCAGAAGCACATTTTGGAGCACGAAAAGACCAGCCTGGTGTCGCAGGTCGAGCAGCTGAAACACGAACTCAACAGACTGGTTCGGGAGCGGGACGCGTACAAACTGAAATGCGAGAAACTTTCCGGCGCAAACTGTTACCACGAAACCGGCTCCACCAGCGACAATCCTTCCTCGCCAGAGTATTTAATGTGA
- the LOC137898138 gene encoding DEP domain-containing mTOR-interacting protein-like, with the protein MERTSSIRRKAMARQHKREVMIAGEQLRLRLHDGKLIKDRRYHLRTYPNCFVGQELISWLVSHKESPDRATAVRLLQHLMDNDIIHHVCDKRSVFKDGKSLYRFRKDDGTFPFNAEVKIFMRGQRLFEHLVGDKNSILQLREEHGVAYQRSFPGCKLIDWLLQNGEAESRSRGLELCRALQEHGLIQHVSNKHNFFDSGLLYQFCINFRHRRRLSELLKENGGLTVTTHEDSRPDSPFVLRKTQPQEGNSAFQSVGPRKDLKPVNNGRQGSLNFLQLQSEGFTPLAPLPATSAVRCNPTSVLRRTFTCEELLAPGAPFIKKVLTMIGDALGWGFVVRGMAPCYVQAVDRGSPAAAAGVKPLPVSLMCFHTPGSPQEAALHEGQRTEMLLLVFGSNP; encoded by the exons ATGGAGCGAACAAGTAGCATTAGGAGGAAAGCAATGGCCAGACAACATAAAAGAGAAGTCATGATCGCTGGAGAACAACTCAG GTTGAGGCTCCACGATGGAAAACTGATCAAGGACCGGCGCTACCACCTGCGCACGTATCCCAACTGCTTTGTGGGGCAGGAACTGATTTCCTGGCTCGTGAGCCACAAGGAGTCTCCGGATCGAGCGACGGCCGTCCgcctcctgcagcacctcatGGATAACGACATCATTCACCACG TCTGTGACAAGAGGTCGGTTTTCAAAGATGGCAAATCGCTGTATCGTTTCCGCAAGGATGACGGCACGTTTCCCTTCAACGCAGAAGTGAAAATCTTCATGCGAGGTCAACGACTGTTTGAACA TCTCGTAGGAGACAAGAACTCTATTCTgcagctgagggaggagcaCGGCGTCGCATATCAACGCTCCTTTCCTGGCTGCAAGCTGATTGACTGGCTCCTCCAGAACGGAGAAGCAGAGAGTCGGAGTCGAGGACTGGAGCTCTGTCGCGCATTGCAGGAGCACGGCCTCATTCAGCACG TGTCAAACAAGCACAACTTCTTTGACAGCGGGCTGCTCTATCAGTTCTGCATCAATTTCCGGCACCGCCGGCGTCTCTCTGAGTTGCTAAAGGAAAACGGAGGCCTGACGGTGACGACACACGAGGACAGCCGCCCCGACAGTCCGTTTGTTCTGCGCAAAACCCAACCTCAGGAGGGCAATAGTGCTTTTCAATCTg TGGGGCCAAGAAAAGACCTGAAACCGGTCAACAACGGGCGTCAAGGCAGCTTGAATTTTCTTCAGCTTCAGTCAGAGGGATTTACACCCCTCGCCCCACTGCCTGCAACTTCAGCCGTGAGATGCAATCCGACATCGG TACTCAGAAGAACTTTTACTTGTGAAGAATTACTGGCACCCGGTGCGCCGTTCATCAAGAAAGTGCTGACG ATGATAGGAGACGCCCTGGGATGGGGCTTCGTCGTCAGAGGCATGGCTCCTTGTTACGTGCAGGCTGTTGACCGCGgaagccctgcagcagctgcaggagttaAG CCCCTGCCAGTCAGCCTCATGTGCTTTCACACGCCGGGGTCCCCACAGGAAGCAGCGCTCCACGAGGGGCAGAG AACcgaaatgctgctgctggtgtttgGCTCCAACCCGTGA